One Gloeobacter morelensis MG652769 DNA window includes the following coding sequences:
- a CDS encoding molybdenum cofactor biosynthesis protein MoaE: MGSEHLCFTSEPLSIERTYALAADPASGAVVAMVGTVRASTAGRAVAFLDYEAFEPMALEVFARIARQIRERWPATGNIVIHHRLGRLTVGEASVIVAVGGAHRADAFGACQYAIDTLKLDAPIWKKEHWADGDSDWVVGLAVPE, translated from the coding sequence GTGGGCAGCGAACACTTGTGCTTTACGAGCGAGCCGCTCTCGATCGAGCGCACCTACGCCCTGGCGGCCGATCCGGCCTCGGGGGCGGTGGTGGCGATGGTGGGTACGGTGCGCGCCAGCACAGCAGGCCGGGCGGTCGCCTTTCTCGATTACGAAGCCTTCGAGCCGATGGCCCTGGAGGTCTTTGCGCGCATCGCCCGACAGATCCGCGAGCGCTGGCCCGCCACCGGCAATATCGTCATCCACCACCGCCTGGGGCGGCTCACCGTGGGCGAAGCGAGCGTGATCGTCGCCGTGGGGGGCGCCCACCGGGCCGACGCCTTCGGTGCCTGCCAGTACGCCATCGACACCCTCAAGCTGGACGCGCCTATCTGGAAAAAAGAGCACTGGGCGGATGGGGACAGCGACTGGGTGGTCGGTCTGGCGGTTCCTGAGTGA
- a CDS encoding MoaD/ThiS family protein gives MKIEIKLFASYREAFERDELVLELPEGTTCAQIQRYLAGERPQLARWEAVVRYGLNRQFVAPDTPVADGDELVLIPPVSGG, from the coding sequence ATGAAAATCGAGATCAAGTTGTTCGCCAGCTACCGCGAGGCGTTCGAGCGCGACGAGCTGGTGCTGGAGTTGCCCGAGGGCACCACCTGCGCCCAGATCCAGCGGTACCTGGCGGGCGAGCGGCCGCAGCTGGCGCGCTGGGAGGCGGTGGTCCGCTACGGCCTCAACCGCCAGTTCGTCGCCCCCGACACCCCGGTGGCCGACGGTGACGAATTGGTGCTCATCCCACCGGTGAGCGGAGGGTAG